A genomic window from Aethina tumida isolate Nest 87 chromosome 4, icAetTumi1.1, whole genome shotgun sequence includes:
- the LOC109594175 gene encoding centrosomin isoform X3, with amino-acid sequence MSGSSRDNSECSSVFHDPIPALAFRTSPQDLQNALKDAEKNSDRSSVSSKATGLGSVKEIEELITNLKKENFNLKLRIYFLEEKLGVNFTLDEDNAIKKNIELNVEIAILQKELQEKHDLLCQAVKAMELEEEEHKKFLEQKEAQLTKYEQQIEDLRSQLTDTNSSQRSEQTSILFSRELLSNSDSFKDLKERCFELEQELAVEKETNASLQLLLAQKEDLKERVETLEKFNEESNQCRIELEEKLKKAAEELQSLTKKASKAEQMADEFKSQVDDLKKKMSSLKSEAEKERKRAERHKTHGEARTADLESDNEKLKQKLHETVQKLEEARADAARQHHLAVPSRKSERRGASPTDRDRVSDTRPESPRRSAQANAQSLPLSPSASNISSPERLDVSQLEQLLLGAGESATVHQILDAVARLKEDYASQRKVIVKLKGEQVKACEIIKNLIEARKKDSEKIATLERYNPKNDKENVDNLKLKTTERKVELRLSASGCNVESSMADSPGEDLADHYKALCDDLETKIDLLKATLEAKDQQLDYLQTELKGARQILVEKDNQLVDLEFKLVSNENGDAIAAKEREIERLETELKKCNCYLQEIVNKELWEKNREIEKMHSKQTGAAEVAKLKKELKEKNAQLKTLTEKIGELELDGVGGGDTRGNGPVSKSDVIMQTEDVVDNQLLTYKQLYQESLEISSALSHRLQELAVFLDSLLKQKSVLGFLGSYKNKRIKELIDNSLELSKSFAMSFMGSPEESLAQLTNITALLNGSAFDDLSINLDDESIISINPGQVTLTYQSHLYKHGASEGQEQVINALREQIANLQCELKLRDNELNKMSVHNSGPQSSDHTDQELEPVKLTKSKQFCDIHSESEDWSEPDMLVSKQRIGLNNTMPNLVFKRGDMSTDDSLNDNVATSRNNRTLSDLYQQNQKLQMKNGELEKSKNAFESVVHQLRQEIDKSEQSRLQYIQKIAELTATLDQVRHTKQQLMESTQKKDKDTLNTINELELEKQSLKKAAATFEAEANVAREELKMAEQKLQRLNEDWDQFKDQLKTEYQKSLDAAHNVVRELELKIQRYDLEYVPKADLERIEGDLNEKLSEIGKLKRLILEYEEKLRGYDEYRKLEQKLKDMEVMYQENYVKKTELEKTKAELENNLSQIETLKTSLCECREKLRETEEMDKDLKQKLNMMHSQCAELEMRNTKLNHQVATLENELLTVEEKEATMQRQFKDIQTEIETLRTNFQQQVASLSAQKSKLEVRNSELEYSNAELHNRLAKVQSRSGYSDRHNFTMPSSFMYASQRHLDEDLAGTRGNMHQQQGNDDVERLEANSSPDLGIESDHGRFSSLEANVPRTVMQTVQITESMNNLLDADNNKIDAALVCANETCVQKLLTLEKDNQELRRKILRMRRTLEETANQLARANQRKKQVEKSICKQIHQTSEVLRKAKANLDSGSESDFLK; translated from the exons ATGTCCGGTAGTTCCCGGGACAATTCCGAATGCTCGTCCGTTTTTCACGACCCGATTCCGGCTTTGGCTTTTCG TACGAGTCCGCAGGACCTACAAAATGCCCTCAAAGATGCAGAGAAAAACTCGG ACAGATCGAGCGTCAGCAGCAAAGCCACCGGCTTGGGCTCAGTCAAGGAGATTGAAGAACTAATCACAAACTTGAAAAAAGAGAATTTCAATCTCAAGCTGCGCATCTACTTTTTGGAAGAGAAGCTCGGCGTCAATTTTACACTTGACGAGGACAATgccattaagaaaaatattgaacttaAC GTGGAAATAGCCATTTTACAAAAGGAATTGCAAGAAAAGCATGACTTGCTTTGCCAGGCGGTCAAAGCGATGGAGCTGGAAGAAGAGGAACacaaaaagtttttggaaCAGAAAGAGGCACAGTTGACAAAATACGAGCAACAAATCGAAGATTTACGTTCACAATTAACA gatACAAATTCATCACAGAGATCAGAACAAACGAGCATTCTGTTCAGTCGTGAGTTACTGTCAAATTCAGATAGTTTCAAGGATTTGAAAGAAAGATGCTTCGAACTCGAACAGGAg CTGGCCGTAGAAAAGGAAACCAACGCATCGTTGCAGCTGTTGTTGGCTCAAAAGGAGGACCTCAAGGAGCGCGTCGAAACGTTAGAAAAGTTCAACGAGGAGAGCAACCAGTGCAGAATAGAGTTGGAGGAGAAGCTGAAGAAGGCGGCCGAAGAACTCCAAAGCTTGACAAAGAAAGCGTCGAAAGCCGAACAGATGGCCGACGAGTTCAAAAGCCAAGTCGACGACCTGAAGAAGAAGATGTCGAGCCTAAAATCGGAGGCGGAGAAAGAGCGAAAGCGCGCCGAACGTCACAAGACGCACGGCGAAGCCCGCACCGCCGATCTCGAATCGGATAACGAGAAGCTGAAGCAGAAGCTGCATGAGACCGTGCAGAAGTTGGAGGAGGCGCGCGCGGACGCCGCCCGCCAGCACCACCTCGCCGTACCTAGTCGCAAGTCGGAACGTCGCGGCGCCTCGCCCACTGATCGCGACCGTGTTTCAGATACGCGCCCAGAATCACCTCGTCGATCTGCGCAAGCGAATGCACAGTCTCTACCACTGAGTCCGAGCGCCTCGAACATCTCGTCGCCCGAACGTCTGGACGTTTCGCAGCTCGAGCAGCTGCTGCTGGGCGCCGGCGAGAGCGCGACCGTCCATCAGATCTTGGACGCCGTCGCCAGGCTCAAGGAGGATTACGCGAGCCAGCGCAAGGTCATCGTCAAGCTGAAGGGCGAACAGGTGAAGGCGTGCGAAATCATCAAGAATCTCATCGAGGCCAGGAAGAAGGACTCGGAGAAGATCGCCACTCTGGAGCGGTACAATCCGAAGAACGACAAGGAGAACGTCGACAACCTCAAATTGAAGACCACCGAGCGCAAGGTCGAGCTCAGACTCTCGGCGTCCGGCTGCAATGTGGAG AGTTCAATGGCGGATTCTCCCGGCGAAGATCTTGCCGACCATTACAAAGCTTTGTGCGACGATTTGGAAACAAAAATCGAT TTGTTGAAGGCTACACTGGAGGCAAAGGATCAACAGCTCGACTACTTGCAAACAGAACTTAAAGGTGCTCGTCAAATACTCGTCGAGAAAGACAACCAACTGGTGGATCTCGAATTCAAGCTCGTTTCAAACGAGAACGGCGACGCAATCGCCGCGAAGGAACGCGAGATCGAACGTCTCGAAACGGAATTGAAAAAATGCAACTGCTATCTGCAAGAAATCGTCAACAAGGAACTGTGGGAGAAGAACAGAGAGATCGAAAAGATGCACTCGAAACAAACCGGAGCGGCCGAAGTGGCCAAGCTCAAAAAGGAATTGAAGGAGAAAAATGCACAACTTAAAACACTAACCGAAAAGATCGGCGAGTTGGAATTGGACGGTGTCGGAGGCGGCGACACCAGAGGTAACGGCCCGGTCAGTAAAAGTGATGTGATCATGCAAACCGAGGATGTCGTTGACAATCAATTGCTCACGTACAAGCAATTGTATCAAGAGTCGTTGGAGATCAGCTCGGCCCTCAGTCACAGACTACAGGAGTTGGCCGTGTTTCTGGACTCGTTGTTGAAGCAAAAATCGGTACTCGGTTTTCTCGGCTCGTACAAGAACAAGCGCATCAAGGAACTGATCGACAACAGTTTGGAACTGTCCAAGTCGTTCGCCATGTCGTTTATGGGCAGTCCGGAGGAGAGTCTCGCCCAACTAACGAACATCACAGCCTTGCTGAACGGTTCGGCGTTCGACGATTTGAGTATTAACCTCGACGACGAGTCGATCATCAGTATCAACCCGGGCCAAGTTACCCTGACGTATCAAAGCCACTTGTACAAACACGGTGCTTCGGAGGGACAAGAACAGGTCATAAACGCTCTTCGAGAACAAATCGCCAATTTACAGTGCGAGCTCAAGTTGCGTGACAACGAGCTGAACAAAATGTCCGTTCACAATTCCGGCCCGCAAAGCTCCGACCACACGGACCAAGAACTCGAACCCGTCAAGCTGACAAAGTCGAAGCAATTTTGCGATATCCATTCCGAATCCGAAGACTGGTCCGAGCCGGACATGTTGGTGTCCAAGCAGAGGATCGGACTGAACAACACCATGCCGAATTTGGTTTTCAAACGCGGCGACATGTCCACGGACGATTCGTTGAACGATAACGTGGCGACGAGCAGGAATAATCGCACCTTGAGCGATTTGTACCAACAGAACCAGAAATTGCAGATGAAAAACGGCGAATTGGAGAAGTCGAAGAACGCATTCGAATCTGTCGTTCATCAGCTACGACAGGAGATCGACAAGTCGGAACAATCACGTCTGCAATACATTCAAAAGATTGCCGAATTGACGGCCACGTTGGATCAAGTCAGGCACACTAAACAACAACTGATGGAAAGTACGCAGAAAAAGGATAAGGACACTTTGAACACCATAAACGAGCTGGAACTTGAAAAGCAGAGTTTGAAAAAAGCGGCCGCGACATTTGAAGCTGAAGCAAACGTTGCCAgagaagaattaaaaatggcTGAACAAAAGCTGCAACGACTCAACGAAGATTGGGATCAGTTCAAGGATCAGTTGAAGACGGAGTACCAAAAAAGTTTGGATGCCGCTCACAACGTTGTCCGCGAGTTGGAACTCAAAATTCAACGGTACGATTTGGAATACGTGCCGAAAGCCGACTTGGAAAGAATCGAAGGAGATCTCAACGAAAAACTATCTGAAATAGGTAAATTGAAACGTCTCATTTTGGAATACGAGGAGAAATTGCGCGGTTATGATGAGTACCGGAAATTAGAACAAAAACTGAAAGATATGGAAGTCATGTACCaagaaaattatgttaaaaaaaccgAGTTAGAAAAGACCAAAGCTGAACTGGAGAACAATTTGTCACAAATTGAAACTTTGAAGACGTCCCTGTGTGAATGTCGAGAAAAACTCAGAGAAACTGAGGAAATGGACAAGGACCTGAAACAAAAACTGAACATGATGCACTCTCAGTGCGCCGAACTGGAAATGCGAAATACAAAACTGAACCACCAAGTGGCCACATTAGAAAACGAGCTGCTGACGGTGGAGGAGAAGGAAGCCACGATGCAACGCCAGTTCAAAGACATTCAAACAGAAATTGAAACGCTGCGCACCAACTTCCAGCAACAAGTGGCCTCACTGAGCGCCCAAAAATCCAAACTGGAGGTTCGTAACTCCGAACTGGAGTATTCAAATGCAGAGCTCCACAATAGACTGGCTAAAGTGCAGTCCAGGAGCGGTTACTCGGATCGGCACAATTTCACCATGCCCAGTTCGTTTATGTACGCCTCGCAAAGGCATTTGGACGAGGATTTAGCCGGCACAAGAGGAAACATGCACCAGCAACAGGGTAACGACGACGTTGAACGTTTGGAGGCCAATTCCAGTCCTGATTTGGGCATCGAGAGCGATCACGGTAGATTTTCTAGTTTGGAGGCGAACGTGCCCAGAACAGTCATGCAAACGGTGCAAATCACCGAGTCCATGAACAATTTGTTGGATGctgataacaataaaattgacgCCGCTTTGGTTTGTG cAAACGAGACGTGCGTGCAAAAACTACTGACGTTGGAAAAGGACAACCAGGAACTCCGAAGGAAGATATTAAGGATGCGTCGAACGCTGGAGGAAACGGCCAATCAATTAGCGAGGGCGAATCAGCGCAAGAAGCAGGTGGAGAAATCGATCTGCAAGCAGATTCATCAAACCAGTGAGGTGCTACGGAAGGCCAAGGCAAATTTAGACTCGGGTTCCGAGAgtgattttcttaaataa
- the LOC109594175 gene encoding centrosomin isoform X4 translates to MSMKDYLKTVVQHDSMDLSSDDEFDNRSSVSSKATGLGSVKEIEELITNLKKENFNLKLRIYFLEEKLGVNFTLDEDNAIKKNIELNVEIAILQKELQEKHDLLCQAVKAMELEEEEHKKFLEQKEAQLTKYEQQIEDLRSQLTDTNSSQRSEQTSILFSRELLSNSDSFKDLKERCFELEQELAVEKETNASLQLLLAQKEDLKERVETLEKFNEESNQCRIELEEKLKKAAEELQSLTKKASKAEQMADEFKSQVDDLKKKMSSLKSEAEKERKRAERHKTHGEARTADLESDNEKLKQKLHETVQKLEEARADAARQHHLAVPSRKSERRGASPTDRDRVSDTRPESPRRSAQANAQSLPLSPSASNISSPERLDVSQLEQLLLGAGESATVHQILDAVARLKEDYASQRKVIVKLKGEQVKACEIIKNLIEARKKDSEKIATLERYNPKNDKENVDNLKLKTTERKVELRLSASGCNVESSMADSPGEDLADHYKALCDDLETKIDLLKATLEAKDQQLDYLQTELKGARQILVEKDNQLVDLEFKLVSNENGDAIAAKEREIERLETELKKCNCYLQEIVNKELWEKNREIEKMHSKQTGAAEVAKLKKELKEKNAQLKTLTEKIGELELDGVGGGDTRGNGPVSKSDVIMQTEDVVDNQLLTYKQLYQESLEISSALSHRLQELAVFLDSLLKQKSVLGFLGSYKNKRIKELIDNSLELSKSFAMSFMGSPEESLAQLTNITALLNGSAFDDLSINLDDESIISINPGQVTLTYQSHLYKHGASEGQEQVINALREQIANLQCELKLRDNELNKMSVHNSGPQSSDHTDQELEPVKLTKSKQFCDIHSESEDWSEPDMLVSKQRIGLNNTMPNLVFKRGDMSTDDSLNDNVATSRNNRTLSDLYQQNQKLQMKNGELEKSKNAFESVVHQLRQEIDKSEQSRLQYIQKIAELTATLDQVRHTKQQLMESTQKKDKDTLNTINELELEKQSLKKAAATFEAEANVAREELKMAEQKLQRLNEDWDQFKDQLKTEYQKSLDAAHNVVRELELKIQRYDLEYVPKADLERIEGDLNEKLSEIGKLKRLILEYEEKLRGYDEYRKLEQKLKDMEVMYQENYVKKTELEKTKAELENNLSQIETLKTSLCECREKLRETEEMDKDLKQKLNMMHSQCAELEMRNTKLNHQVATLENELLTVEEKEATMQRQFKDIQTEIETLRTNFQQQVASLSAQKSKLEVRNSELEYSNAELHNRLAKVQSRSGYSDRHNFTMPSSFMYASQRHLDEDLAGTRGNMHQQQGNDDVERLEANSSPDLGIESDHGRFSSLEANVPRTVMQTVQITESMNNLLDADNNKIDAALVCANETCVQKLLTLEKDNQELRRKILRMRRTLEETANQLARANQRKKQVEKSICKQIHQTSEVLRKAKANLDSGSESDFLK, encoded by the exons ATGTCAATGAAAGATTATTTGAAAACTGTCGTGCAGCACGACTCGATGGACCTAAGTAGCGACGATGAATTCGACA ACAGATCGAGCGTCAGCAGCAAAGCCACCGGCTTGGGCTCAGTCAAGGAGATTGAAGAACTAATCACAAACTTGAAAAAAGAGAATTTCAATCTCAAGCTGCGCATCTACTTTTTGGAAGAGAAGCTCGGCGTCAATTTTACACTTGACGAGGACAATgccattaagaaaaatattgaacttaAC GTGGAAATAGCCATTTTACAAAAGGAATTGCAAGAAAAGCATGACTTGCTTTGCCAGGCGGTCAAAGCGATGGAGCTGGAAGAAGAGGAACacaaaaagtttttggaaCAGAAAGAGGCACAGTTGACAAAATACGAGCAACAAATCGAAGATTTACGTTCACAATTAACA gatACAAATTCATCACAGAGATCAGAACAAACGAGCATTCTGTTCAGTCGTGAGTTACTGTCAAATTCAGATAGTTTCAAGGATTTGAAAGAAAGATGCTTCGAACTCGAACAGGAg CTGGCCGTAGAAAAGGAAACCAACGCATCGTTGCAGCTGTTGTTGGCTCAAAAGGAGGACCTCAAGGAGCGCGTCGAAACGTTAGAAAAGTTCAACGAGGAGAGCAACCAGTGCAGAATAGAGTTGGAGGAGAAGCTGAAGAAGGCGGCCGAAGAACTCCAAAGCTTGACAAAGAAAGCGTCGAAAGCCGAACAGATGGCCGACGAGTTCAAAAGCCAAGTCGACGACCTGAAGAAGAAGATGTCGAGCCTAAAATCGGAGGCGGAGAAAGAGCGAAAGCGCGCCGAACGTCACAAGACGCACGGCGAAGCCCGCACCGCCGATCTCGAATCGGATAACGAGAAGCTGAAGCAGAAGCTGCATGAGACCGTGCAGAAGTTGGAGGAGGCGCGCGCGGACGCCGCCCGCCAGCACCACCTCGCCGTACCTAGTCGCAAGTCGGAACGTCGCGGCGCCTCGCCCACTGATCGCGACCGTGTTTCAGATACGCGCCCAGAATCACCTCGTCGATCTGCGCAAGCGAATGCACAGTCTCTACCACTGAGTCCGAGCGCCTCGAACATCTCGTCGCCCGAACGTCTGGACGTTTCGCAGCTCGAGCAGCTGCTGCTGGGCGCCGGCGAGAGCGCGACCGTCCATCAGATCTTGGACGCCGTCGCCAGGCTCAAGGAGGATTACGCGAGCCAGCGCAAGGTCATCGTCAAGCTGAAGGGCGAACAGGTGAAGGCGTGCGAAATCATCAAGAATCTCATCGAGGCCAGGAAGAAGGACTCGGAGAAGATCGCCACTCTGGAGCGGTACAATCCGAAGAACGACAAGGAGAACGTCGACAACCTCAAATTGAAGACCACCGAGCGCAAGGTCGAGCTCAGACTCTCGGCGTCCGGCTGCAATGTGGAG AGTTCAATGGCGGATTCTCCCGGCGAAGATCTTGCCGACCATTACAAAGCTTTGTGCGACGATTTGGAAACAAAAATCGAT TTGTTGAAGGCTACACTGGAGGCAAAGGATCAACAGCTCGACTACTTGCAAACAGAACTTAAAGGTGCTCGTCAAATACTCGTCGAGAAAGACAACCAACTGGTGGATCTCGAATTCAAGCTCGTTTCAAACGAGAACGGCGACGCAATCGCCGCGAAGGAACGCGAGATCGAACGTCTCGAAACGGAATTGAAAAAATGCAACTGCTATCTGCAAGAAATCGTCAACAAGGAACTGTGGGAGAAGAACAGAGAGATCGAAAAGATGCACTCGAAACAAACCGGAGCGGCCGAAGTGGCCAAGCTCAAAAAGGAATTGAAGGAGAAAAATGCACAACTTAAAACACTAACCGAAAAGATCGGCGAGTTGGAATTGGACGGTGTCGGAGGCGGCGACACCAGAGGTAACGGCCCGGTCAGTAAAAGTGATGTGATCATGCAAACCGAGGATGTCGTTGACAATCAATTGCTCACGTACAAGCAATTGTATCAAGAGTCGTTGGAGATCAGCTCGGCCCTCAGTCACAGACTACAGGAGTTGGCCGTGTTTCTGGACTCGTTGTTGAAGCAAAAATCGGTACTCGGTTTTCTCGGCTCGTACAAGAACAAGCGCATCAAGGAACTGATCGACAACAGTTTGGAACTGTCCAAGTCGTTCGCCATGTCGTTTATGGGCAGTCCGGAGGAGAGTCTCGCCCAACTAACGAACATCACAGCCTTGCTGAACGGTTCGGCGTTCGACGATTTGAGTATTAACCTCGACGACGAGTCGATCATCAGTATCAACCCGGGCCAAGTTACCCTGACGTATCAAAGCCACTTGTACAAACACGGTGCTTCGGAGGGACAAGAACAGGTCATAAACGCTCTTCGAGAACAAATCGCCAATTTACAGTGCGAGCTCAAGTTGCGTGACAACGAGCTGAACAAAATGTCCGTTCACAATTCCGGCCCGCAAAGCTCCGACCACACGGACCAAGAACTCGAACCCGTCAAGCTGACAAAGTCGAAGCAATTTTGCGATATCCATTCCGAATCCGAAGACTGGTCCGAGCCGGACATGTTGGTGTCCAAGCAGAGGATCGGACTGAACAACACCATGCCGAATTTGGTTTTCAAACGCGGCGACATGTCCACGGACGATTCGTTGAACGATAACGTGGCGACGAGCAGGAATAATCGCACCTTGAGCGATTTGTACCAACAGAACCAGAAATTGCAGATGAAAAACGGCGAATTGGAGAAGTCGAAGAACGCATTCGAATCTGTCGTTCATCAGCTACGACAGGAGATCGACAAGTCGGAACAATCACGTCTGCAATACATTCAAAAGATTGCCGAATTGACGGCCACGTTGGATCAAGTCAGGCACACTAAACAACAACTGATGGAAAGTACGCAGAAAAAGGATAAGGACACTTTGAACACCATAAACGAGCTGGAACTTGAAAAGCAGAGTTTGAAAAAAGCGGCCGCGACATTTGAAGCTGAAGCAAACGTTGCCAgagaagaattaaaaatggcTGAACAAAAGCTGCAACGACTCAACGAAGATTGGGATCAGTTCAAGGATCAGTTGAAGACGGAGTACCAAAAAAGTTTGGATGCCGCTCACAACGTTGTCCGCGAGTTGGAACTCAAAATTCAACGGTACGATTTGGAATACGTGCCGAAAGCCGACTTGGAAAGAATCGAAGGAGATCTCAACGAAAAACTATCTGAAATAGGTAAATTGAAACGTCTCATTTTGGAATACGAGGAGAAATTGCGCGGTTATGATGAGTACCGGAAATTAGAACAAAAACTGAAAGATATGGAAGTCATGTACCaagaaaattatgttaaaaaaaccgAGTTAGAAAAGACCAAAGCTGAACTGGAGAACAATTTGTCACAAATTGAAACTTTGAAGACGTCCCTGTGTGAATGTCGAGAAAAACTCAGAGAAACTGAGGAAATGGACAAGGACCTGAAACAAAAACTGAACATGATGCACTCTCAGTGCGCCGAACTGGAAATGCGAAATACAAAACTGAACCACCAAGTGGCCACATTAGAAAACGAGCTGCTGACGGTGGAGGAGAAGGAAGCCACGATGCAACGCCAGTTCAAAGACATTCAAACAGAAATTGAAACGCTGCGCACCAACTTCCAGCAACAAGTGGCCTCACTGAGCGCCCAAAAATCCAAACTGGAGGTTCGTAACTCCGAACTGGAGTATTCAAATGCAGAGCTCCACAATAGACTGGCTAAAGTGCAGTCCAGGAGCGGTTACTCGGATCGGCACAATTTCACCATGCCCAGTTCGTTTATGTACGCCTCGCAAAGGCATTTGGACGAGGATTTAGCCGGCACAAGAGGAAACATGCACCAGCAACAGGGTAACGACGACGTTGAACGTTTGGAGGCCAATTCCAGTCCTGATTTGGGCATCGAGAGCGATCACGGTAGATTTTCTAGTTTGGAGGCGAACGTGCCCAGAACAGTCATGCAAACGGTGCAAATCACCGAGTCCATGAACAATTTGTTGGATGctgataacaataaaattgacgCCGCTTTGGTTTGTG cAAACGAGACGTGCGTGCAAAAACTACTGACGTTGGAAAAGGACAACCAGGAACTCCGAAGGAAGATATTAAGGATGCGTCGAACGCTGGAGGAAACGGCCAATCAATTAGCGAGGGCGAATCAGCGCAAGAAGCAGGTGGAGAAATCGATCTGCAAGCAGATTCATCAAACCAGTGAGGTGCTACGGAAGGCCAAGGCAAATTTAGACTCGGGTTCCGAGAgtgattttcttaaataa